The Pleuronectes platessa chromosome 11, fPlePla1.1, whole genome shotgun sequence genome includes a window with the following:
- the srp14 gene encoding signal recognition particle 14 kDa protein, which yields MVLLENDSFLTELTRLFQKCRTSGSVVITLKKYDGRTKPVPRKGNTESFEPADNKCLIRASEGKKKISTVVSTKEVIKFQMAYSNLLRAHMDGLKKKDKKSKSKKTKATQ from the exons ATGGTGCTGCTTGAAAACGACTCG TTCCTCACAGAGCTCACGCGACTCTTCCAGAAGTGCAGAACATCCGGCAGTGTCGTCATCACACTGAAGAAAT ATGACGGCAGGACCAAACCAGTGCCCAGGAAAGGAAACACGGAGTCGTTTGAACCTGCAGACAACAAGTGTCTCATCCGAGCGTCTGAGGGCAAGAAGAAAATTAGCACAGTG GTCAGCACCAAAGAAGTAATCAAGTTTCAAATG gCGTACTCCAATCTCCTTAGAGCTCACATGGATGGACTTaagaagaaagacaagaaaagcAAAAGCAAGAAAACCAAAGCCACCCAATGA